In Candidatus Sulfurimonas marisnigri, a single genomic region encodes these proteins:
- a CDS encoding response regulator, which yields MKKNNNKFNIAIFIVVIVVMATVLIISSQIKNKQIKEMVDSNYEKITNNIHKEVALFVKDKKESTMAIALALSINQNIIDSIINNKPGSVHLDNFSRILRNNTKYENVWFHVVTKDGISFYKSWVKKKGEDIRGIRLDIASLLKKPKITSTISVGKFDMTFKSIVPIYDGKKFIGIIEIISKFNSIAKKLLEDGLETVILADKKYKKQLTKAFSKKFIDDYYVANLDAKEELLKIIKSNGVSKYINKQEQYSINHENNYLSTTYHIPDIYGNPMGYVIVFKSLKTIDMKDIENLEQNSFIYLVSILVGLLILGSFFISRRYSRLLKNNLDDLDSKNVILKESNDNFQDLLDMTMEMIILSDENQKIIDINKAGVTVLGYKNKSEIIGKNILDFVLESELEKIKEALKHDSVEAYELTLVKKDLTPIPTLSSSLNIINNKKTIRINTLFDLTQVREKDLLLTNELNRTIKSNEKQVWIKDGLSTLNEKLTGDISVADVSKIAIEHLGNYLHAGVGVLYSYNHENKLLILEGTYAYIQTDDSRNTIKLGEGTIGQVALQMSPILLKDVKVSQLSINTATISQSPLNIYTFPLTYQDKLYGVVEIGSNELFTDKEIEFFNASNRVITTALSTATQNQKVKNLLEETQFVNIQMQEQQQKLEEANANMEEQQQQLEEANAQMEEQHQQLEVQNDSLLKSQNELEKKARDLTASTKYKSEFLANMSHELRTPLNSIILLSDMLQENNSNHLDENEVKKAHVINSSGNDLLKLIGDVLDLSKIEAGMMELIIDEFQSTELCDGFQVQFEEIAKQKNLTFKTVDDYKGLIKNDRDRLGQVLRNLISNSLKFTKSGSITLHVENAADNKIKISVCDTGIGIPKSKQESIFEAFQQADGGTSREYGGTGLGLSISLELIRMMHGEILLDSKENEGSAFSIIIPNIDNKESEKPKEKIEQTALHVEINDDRSALQTNDKPFLIIEDDENFANILKEKINSQGEYALISHTGTSGLALARSYNIKGVLLDLGLPDIDGIDLLKEFKTDSSLRKIPVFVISGDHRVKLTKEYGAEGYIQKPVTDSEITSVIQEIKNSDDEIHEFMSRVNIQSTTNAKESVDLTGKKVLVVDDDIRNIYVLLEALSSKGADVITANDGQEAIDTLSTNIDVDIILMDVMMPVMDGYEAVKIIKENTKTKDIPVIAVTAKALSEDRQNALDAGYDDYITKPLQMKMLMEIICAWVEK from the coding sequence ATGAAGAAGAATAATAATAAATTTAATATTGCTATATTTATAGTTGTAATAGTTGTAATGGCCACTGTTTTAATAATATCAAGTCAAATCAAAAATAAACAGATAAAAGAGATGGTAGACTCAAACTATGAAAAAATAACAAATAACATACATAAAGAAGTTGCACTATTCGTTAAAGACAAGAAAGAGTCTACTATGGCTATAGCACTGGCACTTAGTATAAACCAAAATATAATAGATTCAATAATCAATAATAAACCAGGTTCTGTACATCTTGATAATTTTTCAAGAATCTTAAGGAACAATACAAAGTATGAAAATGTATGGTTTCATGTAGTAACTAAAGATGGTATAAGTTTTTATAAAAGTTGGGTGAAAAAAAAGGGTGAGGATATACGTGGGATTAGATTAGACATAGCATCTTTATTAAAGAAACCTAAGATTACATCAACAATAAGCGTAGGCAAATTTGATATGACTTTTAAATCAATAGTTCCTATTTATGACGGTAAAAAATTTATAGGTATTATTGAAATAATAAGCAAGTTTAACTCTATAGCAAAAAAACTATTAGAAGATGGTCTAGAGACAGTTATTTTAGCAGATAAAAAATATAAAAAACAGCTAACTAAAGCATTTTCAAAAAAATTTATTGATGACTACTATGTTGCTAATCTTGATGCAAAAGAAGAGCTACTTAAAATAATAAAATCTAATGGAGTCTCTAAGTATATAAATAAACAAGAGCAGTATAGTATTAATCATGAAAATAATTACCTTTCTACTACTTACCATATTCCAGACATATATGGAAACCCTATGGGGTACGTTATAGTATTTAAATCACTCAAGACAATTGATATGAAAGATATTGAAAACTTAGAGCAAAACTCATTTATATATCTTGTTTCTATACTTGTGGGATTGTTGATTTTAGGAAGTTTTTTTATTAGTAGAAGGTACAGCAGGTTATTGAAAAACAACTTGGATGATTTAGATAGTAAAAACGTTATTTTAAAAGAATCTAATGACAATTTTCAAGACCTGCTTGATATGACAATGGAGATGATAATTCTATCAGATGAAAATCAAAAAATTATAGATATTAACAAAGCCGGAGTTACAGTACTTGGATATAAAAATAAATCAGAAATAATAGGTAAGAATATATTAGATTTTGTATTAGAATCAGAATTAGAAAAAATCAAAGAAGCTTTAAAGCATGATTCAGTAGAAGCTTACGAATTAACACTTGTAAAAAAAGACTTAACACCAATACCCACATTAAGCAGCTCCTTAAATATTATTAACAATAAAAAAACTATAAGAATAAACACTCTGTTTGACTTAACACAAGTAAGAGAAAAAGACCTCCTCCTAACCAATGAGCTAAATAGAACCATTAAATCCAACGAGAAGCAGGTATGGATAAAAGATGGACTAAGCACACTCAACGAGAAACTAACAGGCGATATCAGCGTAGCAGATGTTAGTAAGATAGCTATTGAACATCTTGGCAATTATCTGCATGCAGGGGTTGGAGTTTTATACAGTTATAATCATGAGAATAAACTATTAATTCTAGAGGGAACTTACGCTTATATTCAAACGGACGACTCTCGTAATACTATTAAACTTGGAGAAGGGACTATTGGACAAGTAGCACTTCAAATGTCACCTATTTTGCTAAAAGATGTAAAGGTTAGTCAATTAAGTATTAATACAGCAACCATAAGTCAATCACCGCTAAATATATATACTTTTCCGCTTACGTATCAAGATAAATTGTATGGAGTTGTAGAGATTGGTTCGAACGAGCTGTTTACTGATAAAGAGATAGAATTTTTTAATGCATCAAATAGAGTAATAACAACGGCACTCTCAACTGCCACTCAAAACCAAAAAGTAAAAAATCTACTAGAAGAAACCCAGTTTGTAAATATTCAGATGCAAGAGCAACAACAAAAGCTTGAAGAGGCTAATGCCAATATGGAAGAGCAGCAGCAACAGCTAGAAGAGGCTAATGCTCAGATGGAGGAGCAACACCAACAGCTAGAAGTTCAAAACGATTCACTCCTTAAGTCACAAAACGAACTGGAGAAAAAAGCAAGAGATTTAACTGCATCTACTAAGTATAAATCAGAGTTTTTAGCAAATATGTCTCATGAGCTAAGAACTCCTCTAAACTCTATTATTTTACTCTCAGACATGCTCCAAGAGAACAACTCAAATCATTTGGATGAGAACGAAGTTAAAAAAGCACATGTAATAAACAGCAGTGGGAATGATTTACTAAAACTTATTGGGGATGTGCTTGATCTGTCTAAAATCGAAGCTGGTATGATGGAGTTGATTATAGATGAATTTCAATCAACCGAGCTGTGTGACGGGTTTCAAGTACAGTTTGAAGAGATTGCAAAACAAAAGAATCTTACATTTAAAACTGTAGATGACTACAAGGGTCTAATCAAAAATGATAGAGACAGACTAGGACAGGTTCTAAGAAACCTAATCTCAAACTCTCTTAAGTTCACGAAGAGTGGCTCAATAACTCTACATGTAGAGAATGCAGCAGATAATAAAATAAAAATATCAGTGTGCGATACGGGGATAGGAATACCTAAGAGTAAACAAGAGTCTATATTTGAAGCTTTTCAACAAGCAGACGGCGGAACAAGCAGAGAGTACGGTGGAACTGGTCTTGGACTCTCAATAAGTTTAGAACTTATAAGAATGATGCATGGAGAGATATTACTGGATTCAAAAGAGAATGAAGGTAGTGCTTTTAGCATTATCATTCCAAATATAGATAACAAAGAGAGTGAGAAACCTAAAGAGAAGATAGAGCAGACAGCGTTACATGTAGAGATAAATGATGACAGGTCTGCATTACAAACAAATGACAAACCGTTCCTAATAATAGAAGATGATGAAAACTTTGCAAATATACTAAAAGAGAAGATAAACTCTCAAGGTGAATATGCACTAATCTCCCACACTGGTACTTCAGGACTAGCTTTAGCAAGGTCATACAATATAAAAGGTGTCTTACTGGATTTAGGTCTTCCAGACATTGATGGAATTGACCTTTTAAAAGAGTTTAAAACAGATTCATCTTTAAGAAAAATACCGGTGTTTGTAATCTCTGGTGATCATAGAGTTAAACTCACAAAAGAGTATGGAGCAGAGGGTTATATTCAAAAGCCTGTAACTGACAGTGAAATCACAAGTGTTATACAAGAGATTAAAAACAGTGATGACGAGATTCATGAGTTTATGAGCAGAGTAAATATACAGAGCACAACAAATGCCAAAGAGAGCGTAGATTTAACTGGTAAAAAGGTGTTGGTAGTTGATGATGACATAAGAAATATATATGTACTTCTTGAAGCTCTAAGCTCAAAAGGTGCAGATGTTATTACTGCAAATGACGGACAAGAAGCTATTGACACACTCTCAACTAACATAGATGTAGATATAATTCTAATGGATGTTATGATGCCTGTTATGGATGGTTATGAAGCTGTTAAAATCATAAAAGAGAATACAAAAACAAAAGATATACCAGTTATAGCCGTAACTGCAAAGGCATTAAGTGAAGATAGACAAAATGCACTTGATGCTGGGTATGATGACTATATAACCAAACCTCTTCAGATGAAAATGTTGATGGAAATTATTTGTGCTTGGGTTGAGAAATAA
- a CDS encoding CheR family methyltransferase, translated as MIHISHNQNIKKILIENSISHHIDIVELHKELNNENKKMLFEITFIDIQSIPSLVIKELFKLKDRLTITTTQRNLWSYLSKFGLKNKCIDSFTNIKHKNTKEPIKAIAIGGSAGSLEKAMSIIESLPYVDISVFVVIHILPNEKSYLSNILQSITKYKVCEATSNMHVEKNTIYIAPPNNNLLVVDGFIYLDDKEKLNFARPSIDITFKSLVYEYTNSLLAILLCGYGKDGSSSLKELHENNSKIIIEDPKECEAKDMLLNAIQTKKYTKILQLKHINNYLNSLLSASVDIDDEIEHFLENIFIIYGYDFRYYDRKSLARRIELIMSNYSITNFKEFESLVLDDNNVFTKLLQAFSINVTTFFRNPEVFKQIRKYILPNIEDLSSIRVWCAGCSRGDEPYSIAIMLDEAGLLDKSQIYATDFNGTILNEAKNALFTKSELNEFAQNYIESNGKKKFENWFNIKDEYIEIKEHIREKVLFFKHNLVSDSSINEFHIIFCRNVLIYFDDKLQKTVFDTIYQSLYKNGYLVLGESEVIPKEHNYTALTNKKNKLFKKEVE; from the coding sequence ATGATTCATATCTCACACAATCAAAATATAAAAAAAATACTAATTGAAAATAGTATAAGTCATCATATTGACATTGTTGAGTTGCACAAAGAGTTGAATAATGAGAATAAAAAAATGTTATTTGAAATTACTTTTATTGATATTCAATCTATCCCTTCTTTAGTTATAAAAGAGTTATTTAAACTAAAAGATAGACTTACTATTACAACTACTCAAAGAAATTTATGGAGTTATCTATCCAAATTTGGTTTAAAAAATAAATGTATAGATTCTTTTACGAATATAAAACATAAAAATACAAAAGAACCAATCAAGGCTATTGCTATTGGTGGTAGTGCGGGAAGCCTAGAAAAAGCTATGTCAATAATAGAGTCCCTACCCTACGTAGACATTTCTGTTTTTGTTGTTATTCATATTTTACCAAATGAGAAAAGCTACCTTAGTAACATCCTACAAAGTATAACAAAATACAAAGTTTGTGAAGCAACTTCAAACATGCATGTAGAAAAAAACACTATATATATTGCACCGCCTAACAACAATTTGCTTGTAGTAGATGGTTTTATATATCTTGACGATAAAGAAAAACTAAACTTTGCAAGACCTTCTATCGATATAACATTTAAATCTTTGGTTTATGAATATACAAACTCACTTCTTGCAATACTATTATGTGGTTATGGAAAAGACGGCAGTTCGTCGCTTAAAGAGCTGCATGAAAACAATTCTAAGATTATAATAGAAGATCCTAAAGAGTGTGAAGCAAAAGACATGCTACTAAATGCTATACAGACAAAAAAGTACACAAAAATACTACAATTAAAACATATTAATAATTACTTAAACTCACTTTTGTCAGCAAGTGTTGATATTGATGATGAGATTGAACATTTTCTAGAAAATATATTTATTATCTACGGTTATGATTTCAGGTATTACGACAGAAAATCATTGGCAAGAAGAATAGAACTAATAATGAGCAATTATTCAATAACTAACTTTAAAGAGTTTGAGTCATTGGTGCTTGATGATAACAATGTCTTTACTAAACTGCTGCAAGCATTTTCAATAAATGTAACCACATTTTTTAGAAATCCGGAAGTATTCAAACAAATTAGAAAATACATACTGCCAAATATAGAAGATTTATCATCCATTAGAGTTTGGTGTGCCGGGTGTTCAAGAGGAGATGAACCGTATAGTATTGCAATAATGCTTGATGAGGCAGGTTTGTTAGACAAAAGCCAAATATATGCTACAGACTTTAATGGCACTATTTTAAATGAAGCTAAAAATGCCCTATTTACAAAAAGTGAGTTAAACGAATTTGCACAAAACTATATTGAGAGTAATGGTAAAAAGAAGTTCGAAAACTGGTTTAATATAAAAGATGAATACATAGAGATAAAAGAGCACATAAGAGAAAAGGTTCTTTTTTTCAAACATAATTTAGTATCGGATTCTTCTATTAATGAATTTCATATAATCTTTTGCAGAAATGTTCTTATCTACTTTGACGACAAGCTTCAAAAAACTGTTTTTGACACCATATATCAGTCATTATATAAAAATGGCTATTTAGTATTAGGCGAGAGCGAAGTCATTCCTAAAGAACATAACTACACAGCCCTTACAAATAAAAAAAATAAGCTCTTCAAAAAGGAAGTTGAATGA